The proteins below are encoded in one region of Apium graveolens cultivar Ventura chromosome 4, ASM990537v1, whole genome shotgun sequence:
- the LOC141719035 gene encoding uncharacterized protein LOC141719035 has product MPAPNRRDVTHALAYLQYYVTKKIKENIDPASQNVSLRQNSDMSNNRLSSPVTANLINNFDEAYDGTHNFLMKINLINALFYCCNTAEAEPVDFPGIDLWEGYVNIGPPTSTCVKCGARIWNMEQNNKSNKNSSCTFSQCCKNGQVQLPPEKQPPVPLRSLLYGNDMTIHFKLNHILYNSLFVMCSGGGKIDHKINNGGAPYCFKVKGQNLYLLGSMILADGEAPNFFQVYIYDTENELENMINLIGGCRDEIDDNIVEALMDMLNQHNELVRQFHTARERFKDNEHDEFRLVLLSSQSTSGRTNIIVPIYEVGGLIVSTNGNSLGFRDRIVETHTNKLQRVWETDIFYAAPTIIRSDLYTSIQDALRKSNHDLNYVGKAVVLPASFKGSQRAIGHPSLLLTMTCNTKWSEINTMMKSLPGVDVCDVPDIVSRVFKLKLDHLMHLIKKKNYFGKCIGEFQKRGLSHMHMLIWLHPDARPKTVAQKDALVSAEIHDKDTDPVGYAAVSNYMIHGPCGVDNTYSPCMVKGKCMRHFPKRFNGNTYIDDCGLPIYLRCNTGRNIKKKGVFFGQ; this is encoded by the exons ATGCCAGCACCT AATCGAAGAGACGTTACACATGCGCTAGCATATCTACAATACTACGTAACAAAAAAAATAAAGGAGAATATTGATCCTGCTTCACAGA ATGTTTCTCTTAGGCAGAACTCCGATATGAGCAACAATCGATTATCTTCTCCCGTGACTGCCAACCTGATTAATAATTTTGATGAAGCATATGATGGAACACATAACTTTTTGATGAAG ATAAATTTAATTAATGCACTATTTTATTGTTGTAATACAGCAGAAGCTGAACCCGTGGATTTTCCTGGGATTGATCTTTGGGAAGGTTATGTTAATATTGGTCCGCCAACCTCAACATGTGTTAAGTGTGGTGCCCGTATATGGAATATGGAACAGaacaacaaatccaacaaaaATAGTTCGTGTACCTTTTCTCAGTGCTGCAAAAATGGACAGGTTCAGCTCCCACCTGAGAAACAACCGCCTGTGCCTCTAAGATCATTACTATATGGAAATGATATGACAATCCACTTCAAGTTAAACCATATTCTTTACAATTCATTATTTGTGATGTGTTCCGGTGGTGGTAAAATTGATCACAAAATTAATAATGGAGGAGCACCCTATTGCTTTAAGGTCAAAGGTCAAAATCTTTATCTTCTTGGTAGTATGATTCTGGCAGATGGTGAAGCTCCCAATTTTTTTCAAGTATACATTTATGATACTGAAAATGAATTGGAGAATATGATAAATCTAATAGGTGGATGCAGAGATGAAATTGATGACAACATTGTTGAGGCTTTGATGGACATGTTAAATCAGCATAATGAACTGGTCAGGCAATTTCATACTGCACGTGAGCGCTTCAAAGACAATGAACATGATGAATTTAGATTGGTTCTATTATCTTCTCAATCAACGAGTGGTCGTACGAATATAATCGTACCAATATATGAGGTTGGAGGTCTTATAGTAAGTACTAATGGAAATTCATTAGGTTTTCGAGATAGAATTGTGGAGACGCATACAAATAAACTTCAGAGGGTTTGGGAAACTGACATTTTTTATGCAGCTCCA ACAATTATAAGGTCAGATCTGTATACTTCCATCCAAGATGCTTTGCGTAAAAGTAATCACGATCTCAATTATGTTGGAAAAGCTGTTGTATTACCTGCATCCTTCAAAGGTTCACAAAG GGCTATTGGACACCCTTCTCTTTTATTGACAATGACATGTAATACAAAGTGGTCTGAAATAAACACGATGATGAAATCTTTACCCGGTGTTGATGTGTGCGATGTACCTGACATAGTTTCTAGAGTTTTTAAACTCAAGTTGGATCATCTCATGCATttgataaagaagaaaaactaCTTTGGAAAATGCATAGGAG AATTTCAAAAACGGGGTCTTTCACACATGCATATGTTGATTTGGCTACACCCGGATGCTAGGCCCAAAACAGTTGCTCAAAAAGATGCTCTGGTCAGTGCTGAAATCCATGACAAAGATACAGATCCTGTTGGTTATGCCGCTGTCAGCAATTATATGATTCATGGTCCCTGTGGAGTTGACAACACCTACTCACCTTGCATGGTTAAAGGAAAATGTATGAGACACTTTCCTAAGAG GTTCAACGGTAACACGTATATTGATGATTGCGGTTTGCCCATTTATCTCAGATGCAACACTGGCAGAAATATAAAAAAGAAAGGTGTTTTTTTTGGACAATAG
- the LOC141719036 gene encoding uncharacterized protein LOC141719036 has translation MRWKYDENYIKLNKEQKEVYEAIVESVNSNKGEQFFVYKSGRCGKTFIRQTLLCRLRSERKIVFSVASSGIAAVFLDGDERNKIITEFAKWQLAIGDGKVHSITKNPGDDDFLSNMSSYDYLRSTSILTPTNNLVDDINDFVIEKIPGKIHTYFSQDSIDDDGGEDNDFDTAFPVEYLNSINMPCLPKHEL, from the exons ATGAGATggaaatatgatgaaaattaTATAAAGTTGAATAAAGAGCAAAAGGAAGTGTACGAGGCTATTGTGGAAAGTGTAAATTCCAACAAAGGAGAACAATTTTTTGTCTATAAAAGTGGCCGATGTGGGAAAACATTTATCCGGCAGACACTTCTCTGTCGCCTTCGTTCTGAGCGTAAAATTGTTTTTTCAGTAGCCTCATCAGGAATTGCAGCTGTTTTTCTAGATGGCG ATGAGCGGAACAAGATAATTACTGAATTTGCTAAATGGCAGCTTGCCATTGGCGATGGCAAGGTCCATAGCATTACTAAGAACCCTGGAGATGATG ATTTTCTATCGAACATGTCTTCGTACGATTATCTTAGATCCACATCAATCCTTACTCCTACAAACAATCTGGTGGATGATATAAATGACTTTGTGATTGAGAAAATTCCAGGTAAAATTCATACCTATTTCAGTCAGGATTCCATAGATGACGATGGAGGGGAGGATAATGATTTTGATACTGCCTTTCCAGTAGAATACCTCAATTCAATTAACATGCCGTGTTTGCCAAAGCATGAGTTATAG